In one window of Chryseobacterium sp. JV274 DNA:
- a CDS encoding phage holin family protein, with the protein MKEFISNNLITIHSGGIGGKVWASFQLAAVPAVGFSISERLTGWYIESYVFIFVLGFALIADLVAGIWKHMKLETFSPKKMITGFCQKIGLVILVYFLTEAFIQIISDADLDSVYFKVASKIMIFIYPAGNALVNIGIITDGKFPPLAFLKKFEKFNKTLDIRDLNLKNNSDEIKNTDNNPAE; encoded by the coding sequence ATGAAAGAATTTATATCAAATAACCTAATAACCATACACTCCGGAGGAATCGGAGGGAAGGTTTGGGCATCCTTTCAGCTGGCAGCAGTTCCGGCAGTTGGGTTTTCTATTTCAGAAAGGCTTACAGGATGGTACATTGAAAGCTATGTTTTTATTTTCGTTTTAGGTTTCGCGCTTATTGCTGATTTAGTGGCGGGAATATGGAAACACATGAAATTGGAGACATTTTCACCGAAAAAGATGATAACTGGTTTTTGCCAAAAAATAGGACTTGTTATTCTTGTCTACTTTTTAACAGAAGCATTCATACAGATAATTTCAGACGCTGACCTAGATAGTGTTTATTTCAAAGTAGCAAGTAAGATCATGATTTTCATTTACCCAGCAGGAAACGCTTTGGTTAATATTGGAATCATCACGGACGGTAAGTTTCCTCCGTTGGCTTTTTTGAAGAAATTCGAAAAGTTCAATAAGACATTAGACATCAGAGATCTTAATCTTAAAAATAATAGTGATGAAATCAAAAATACTGATAATAATCCTGCTGAGTAG
- a CDS encoding SGNH/GDSL hydrolase family protein, which produces MDEQVTIIITDTIPPANIATIDKDQLVGNAVSKEQYEKGKEEQDKKLAEIKEQVESDFKGVISPTDPAPTEDGSYKPSVSSADPGTNYPNAGNMKAIKGFSTMFYKKGTVWTKSEEEMAKAAQNLTAFEALQFPATAGTQAVYQEAIWQVKAGQQATASDIPSYTSTVWIKVDKADNLLSKVSENSVGNKTISTVTDRIIRNNTFDQTFEIPPRVDGLLKTGQYIKPNGTITTSTGTRQTIEIQLLAGVTAYYKGYNVGASSTVPNVVFVNASSVATVVLAGAASTSIAEPYEGNYTPTVNGTLYINTDTRPAYIDKYLFYNDSSAILTLSYRQKMLSANRLDLEATSIAYCGDSITRYGLDQNYGKGFQLVIQESVKFKTSTTYATGGFTLAQLNGSSTNWVSHDIFSLLIGINDHRLATPLGALTDFDNATNNGTFYAELRKYVDKVYSLNPKAVMIMCTPTQVNTFPFTTTNPRNSFTKNAVNCDLNDYAEAIRTIARKYSFPLADLFNDANQNILNIQQLTYEGVHQFSEGYRRLANIIMNAINKVI; this is translated from the coding sequence ATGGACGAACAAGTAACGATTATAATTACAGATACAATACCACCGGCTAACATAGCGACTATCGATAAAGACCAATTAGTAGGTAATGCTGTCTCTAAAGAACAGTATGAGAAAGGCAAGGAGGAACAAGATAAAAAGCTTGCTGAAATAAAAGAGCAAGTTGAATCAGATTTTAAGGGAGTGATTTCACCAACTGATCCAGCGCCGACAGAAGACGGCAGTTATAAACCTTCTGTTTCATCAGCAGATCCTGGAACAAATTATCCAAATGCCGGAAATATGAAAGCAATTAAAGGATTTTCAACAATGTTCTATAAAAAGGGGACAGTATGGACGAAATCAGAAGAGGAAATGGCTAAGGCTGCGCAAAATTTAACAGCTTTTGAGGCCTTACAATTTCCAGCCACTGCCGGAACACAGGCCGTGTATCAGGAAGCTATATGGCAGGTTAAAGCAGGACAACAGGCAACAGCATCAGATATTCCTTCTTACACATCTACTGTTTGGATAAAAGTAGATAAAGCAGACAACTTACTTAGTAAGGTCAGTGAAAATTCTGTAGGCAATAAAACAATAAGTACAGTAACTGATAGGATCATTAGAAATAATACTTTTGACCAAACCTTTGAGATACCACCTAGAGTTGATGGTTTATTAAAAACCGGACAGTACATTAAACCTAATGGGACTATAACTACTTCAACTGGAACCCGCCAAACTATTGAGATTCAGTTGTTAGCAGGAGTTACGGCTTATTATAAAGGATATAACGTTGGAGCCAGCAGTACAGTTCCTAACGTTGTTTTCGTAAATGCCAGTTCGGTAGCTACCGTGGTTTTAGCAGGAGCTGCGAGTACAAGTATAGCAGAACCTTATGAGGGAAACTACACGCCAACTGTTAATGGCACACTCTACATAAACACAGATACAAGACCAGCGTATATTGACAAATATCTATTCTATAACGATAGTAGCGCTATTTTAACTTTATCGTATAGGCAAAAAATGCTATCAGCAAATAGGCTTGATTTGGAAGCTACGTCAATAGCTTATTGCGGTGATTCTATTACAAGATATGGACTAGATCAAAATTACGGTAAGGGCTTTCAGCTTGTTATTCAAGAGTCTGTCAAGTTCAAAACATCGACAACCTACGCCACTGGTGGGTTTACATTAGCGCAATTAAATGGGAGCTCAACAAATTGGGTTTCACATGACATTTTCTCGCTATTAATTGGAATCAATGATCATAGGTTGGCTACTCCATTAGGCGCATTAACAGACTTTGATAACGCCACTAATAATGGGACGTTCTATGCGGAATTAAGGAAATACGTTGACAAAGTATATTCGCTTAATCCTAAAGCTGTAATGATAATGTGTACGCCTACGCAGGTGAATACTTTTCCATTTACGACTACAAATCCTCGTAACTCATTCACTAAAAATGCAGTTAATTGTGATTTAAATGATTATGCAGAAGCTATCAGGACAATAGCAAGAAAGTATAGTTTCCCATTAGCCGATTTATTTAATGACGCGAATCAAAATATCCTTAATATTCAGCAATTGACTTATGAGGGCGTACATCAATTTTCTGAGGGCTACAGAAGACTGGCGAACATTATAATGAACGCAATTAATAAAGTAATTTAA